The region CCTACAAGCAGATCGATAACTTCCGCGACTTCTACTACGAGGACAAGACCAACAGCGCCTACTATTCCGACTGGGACAACATCCTGAAATACCAGTCGGCACTGGGCTTCAACGGCATCGAGATCGCGCCGTGGGACATGGCCGACATCCTGCCGCTGTTCGGCTCCCCTGAGAATTTCACCGCCTTTGCCAAGGAGCGCGGCGTCGAAGTCATCGGCATGTTCCATGGCGCCCACGCCTCGCACGATGCCAGCCACTTCGATGAGGCCGTGCAATCAGGCCGCGAGGCGGTGGACACCATCGTACGCTTCGGCGGCACCTACATGAACACCTGCCCCACCCAGAACTACTTCGGATGCGGCCCCTTGAGCCGCGAAGAGGTGCAGAGTTGCGCCAAGGTGATGAACGAGATTGGCCGCTACGCCACCGACAAGGGCGTGAAGATCGGCCTCCACAACGAGTTCTTC is a window of Novosphingobium sp. THN1 DNA encoding:
- a CDS encoding sugar phosphate isomerase/epimerase, whose product is MPNIQYANMSHWKSIPYKQIDNFRDFYYEDKTNSAYYSDWDNILKYQSALGFNGIEIAPWDMADILPLFGSPENFTAFAKERGVEVIGMFHGAHASHDASHFDEAVQSGREAVDTIVRFGGTYMNTCPTQNYFGCGPLSREEVQSCAKVMNEIGRYATDKGVKIGLHNEFFCAINLENHRELIESTDPALVHYCIDTAQISIMGEDLLTFYNDYHDRISTFHLKDTASSAQPDSLRHSQDPEITDDGTRWFWEPGMGTLDLKGLYRALKEHGFKGWMSIEYDGSPDLLASMAMTRYYLDNELRPIYD